The Glycine soja cultivar W05 chromosome 3, ASM419377v2, whole genome shotgun sequence genome window below encodes:
- the LOC114405152 gene encoding uncharacterized protein LOC114405152 produces MFGFQIILGSFSKACRVILAEMGYEFTIMIADIDERGIRREKPEDLVMALAKAKANATVQRLLVEGPLEEDASTTWLITVSHQRIGSAKFDIEKFIDKNDFSLWRIKMRVLLVHQGLDAALDGNNLLAHLSESEKKELLDKAHSALILS; encoded by the exons ATGTTTGGCTTTCAG atAATTTTGGGCTCTTTTTCAAAGGCTTGTAGAGTGATTCTTGCTGAGATGGGATATGAGTTCACAATAATG ATTGCAGATATTGATGAGAGAGGTATTAGGAGAGAAAAGCCAGAAGATTTGGTCATGGCATTAGCTAAGGCAAAG GCTAATGCTACTGTGCAAAGGCTCCTTGTTGAGGGTCCATTGGAGGAAGATGCTTCTACAACATGGTTAATTACT GTTTCACATCAAAGAATAGGTTCTGCGAAGTTCGATATCGAGAAGTTCATAGATAAGAATGATTTCAGCCTGTGGAGGATAAAGATGAGGGTGTTGCTAGTTCATCAAGGGTTGGATGCTGCTCTTGATGGGAATAACCTCCTAGCGCATTTGTCGGAGAGTGAGAAAAAAGAGTTGCTTGACAAGGCACACAGTGCTTTGATTCTTTCCTAG